From a region of the Prevotella melaninogenica genome:
- a CDS encoding replication initiation protein, with protein MTTDKTAIRKVTRKRGAKAQKAPLKSRTISNDLIPIEEETWLLQPIAVTMMRHDYSLIQVRILVSIVESLQSILHGILNNKRGFQLDLFHTDELDEDGRMPIKLPFKELGVDPNHYPQLRNSLKMLASIPVEIPYKTAEGRKYTKATNLCDVYIPEDRSYNKYAILKLDHSVAERLVSLDFGYHRLGKQIVFACKNRYTQRIYMFIESWVDKGRTVIKTLEFRKMLRLENNYKKFSDFCRRVLDPAMQELKELAEKGFCDCHFEYEKKYDHGQRGGEPDELIFIIHRTKDKMNVQLQEMTQNQRRQFQQYLVQYFDFTPVNAQAMADRITAETYQEAVQKLMSLRDRFAKTFVKDKAAYTFKSLDEMLKSKEVPNTIVEEVE; from the coding sequence ATGACAACAGATAAAACAGCCATTAGAAAGGTTACTCGTAAACGTGGAGCAAAAGCACAGAAAGCACCGTTGAAAAGTCGTACTATCTCGAATGACCTTATCCCTATAGAAGAAGAAACATGGCTTCTTCAGCCTATCGCCGTGACGATGATGCGTCATGATTATTCGCTCATTCAGGTGAGGATTCTGGTGTCTATTGTTGAGAGTTTGCAATCTATCTTACATGGTATTTTAAATAACAAACGAGGATTTCAGCTCGACTTATTCCACACTGATGAGTTGGATGAGGACGGACGCATGCCTATAAAACTGCCATTCAAAGAATTAGGTGTCGACCCAAATCACTATCCTCAGTTGAGAAATTCACTGAAGATGCTTGCTTCTATTCCTGTAGAAATACCTTATAAGACAGCTGAAGGAAGAAAGTACACCAAGGCAACCAACCTTTGTGACGTATATATTCCAGAGGATCGCTCTTATAACAAATATGCTATTTTGAAGCTTGATCATAGTGTTGCAGAGCGTCTTGTATCGTTAGACTTCGGTTATCATCGCTTAGGCAAACAGATTGTCTTTGCATGTAAAAACCGCTACACCCAGCGTATATATATGTTTATAGAGTCATGGGTGGACAAAGGTCGTACTGTCATTAAGACTTTGGAGTTCCGTAAGATGCTTCGTTTGGAGAACAACTATAAAAAGTTCTCAGACTTCTGTCGTCGTGTTCTTGACCCTGCCATGCAGGAATTAAAGGAGCTTGCAGAGAAAGGTTTCTGTGATTGTCACTTTGAGTATGAGAAGAAGTATGACCATGGTCAGCGTGGTGGTGAGCCAGATGAGCTTATCTTCATCATACACCGCACTAAGGATAAGATGAATGTACAATTGCAGGAAATGACACAGAACCAGCGTCGACAGTTCCAGCAATACCTTGTACAATACTTTGACTTCACACCAGTAAATGCGCAAGCAATGGCTGATCGTATTACAGCCGAAACCTACCAGGAGGCTGTACAGAAGCTAATGAGCCTACGCGATCGTTTTGCAAAGACATTCGTTAAGGACAAAGCTGCCTATACTTTCAAGAGTCTTGATGAAATGCTGAAGTCGAAGGAAGTTCCCAACACCATAGTAGAGGAAGTGGAATAA
- a CDS encoding 5-formyltetrahydrofolate cyclo-ligase, with protein MIQFDKKSLRKEVRARKKQFSTEELINESRPLIQRVLNHPRLQSAKTVLLYNSLPDEVYTHDLIKQLHNEGKTVLLPVVISDTEMELRLYRNPNSFETSSYGILEPIGEAFTDFSSIEFALIPGMAFDKERNRLGRGKGYYDRFLPLLTNAYKVGICFPFQFLPNIPTEETDIKVDECIY; from the coding sequence ATGATACAGTTTGATAAAAAGTCCTTACGGAAAGAAGTGAGGGCACGTAAGAAACAGTTTTCTACAGAAGAATTGATAAATGAGTCACGTCCACTTATCCAGCGAGTACTCAATCATCCACGTCTTCAAAGTGCTAAGACAGTTCTTCTGTATAATTCACTGCCTGATGAGGTCTATACACATGACCTCATCAAGCAGCTTCATAATGAAGGAAAAACAGTTCTTCTTCCTGTTGTCATCAGCGATACTGAAATGGAACTTCGACTCTATCGTAATCCAAATTCCTTTGAAACGAGTAGTTATGGAATTCTTGAGCCTATAGGCGAGGCTTTTACAGATTTCTCTTCTATAGAATTTGCGCTTATTCCAGGTATGGCTTTTGATAAGGAACGCAATCGTCTTGGGCGTGGAAAGGGTTATTATGATCGCTTCCTTCCGTTGCTAACAAATGCCTATAAAGTTGGTATCTGTTTCCCTTTTCAGTTCCTTCCAAACATACCAACTGAAGAAACAGATATAAAGGTAGATGAATGTATTTACTAA
- a CDS encoding S41 family peptidase, whose product MNQSKNNRFMPLLMALCVVVGILIGTFYANHFSGNRLNIINSGSSRLSNLLHIIDDQYVDSVNIDELVDKAIPEILSELDPHSVYISAKDVQLATDDLKGSFSGVGIEFNIRQDTLCIQNVIKDGPADKAGLLAGDKVVSINGKSFVGKDVTNEEAMHRLKGPKDSKVKIGVKRYGEKGVKMFTVTRGDIAVKSVSAAYMLNDTIGYIRIKSFGERTYAEMLAALQTLNIRGADHLVIDLRDNGGGILESAVQMANEFLPKNRLIVYTQGRKSPRVNYRSDGKGSYQHIPMVVLINEGSASAAEIFAGAMQDNDRATIVGRRSFGKGLVQQQIQFNDGSLIRLTIARYYTPSGRCIQKPFKPGDNADYENDILTRYQHGEFFSQDSIKHEGPAYHTVNGRTVYGGGGITPDIFVPEDTSKVTSYYKEAVMSGLILQYAFNYTDSNRKKLSSFGEMKPLANYLEHQNLVGDFVNFAEKNGLRRRNLMIMRSHSLLQDYLNSRIIYNILDEQAWIEYVNRDDATVKEAIRVFHMPSLLLLKPKQKALKHSDSLRKTIPLRR is encoded by the coding sequence ATGAATCAGAGTAAAAACAATCGTTTCATGCCGTTACTGATGGCACTATGTGTTGTCGTTGGTATTCTTATTGGTACTTTCTATGCCAATCATTTCTCAGGTAATCGTCTAAATATCATTAATAGTGGTAGTAGTCGACTCAGTAATCTGTTGCATATCATTGATGATCAGTATGTTGATTCTGTAAATATCGACGAACTTGTTGATAAGGCTATCCCTGAGATTCTGTCAGAACTTGACCCACATTCTGTCTATATTAGTGCAAAGGATGTGCAGTTAGCTACAGATGATTTGAAAGGTTCTTTCTCAGGTGTAGGAATCGAATTCAATATTCGTCAAGATACATTGTGTATACAGAATGTTATCAAGGATGGGCCTGCAGACAAGGCTGGTTTGTTAGCAGGTGACAAGGTTGTTAGTATCAATGGTAAATCGTTTGTTGGTAAAGATGTTACAAACGAGGAAGCTATGCACCGCCTTAAGGGTCCAAAGGACTCAAAGGTAAAGATTGGTGTTAAGCGATATGGTGAAAAGGGAGTAAAGATGTTCACAGTAACACGTGGTGATATTGCTGTGAAGAGTGTCTCTGCTGCATATATGCTTAATGATACAATAGGCTATATTCGTATCAAGAGTTTTGGTGAAAGAACCTATGCAGAGATGTTAGCAGCTTTGCAAACTCTCAATATTCGGGGTGCAGATCACTTGGTTATTGACCTTCGTGATAATGGAGGTGGTATCTTGGAGTCTGCTGTACAGATGGCTAATGAGTTCCTTCCAAAGAATCGTCTGATTGTTTATACACAAGGTAGAAAAAGTCCTCGTGTTAATTATCGTAGTGATGGTAAGGGAAGTTATCAGCATATTCCAATGGTTGTACTTATCAATGAGGGTTCGGCTTCTGCTGCAGAGATCTTCGCTGGTGCTATGCAAGATAACGATCGTGCCACGATTGTTGGTCGTCGTTCCTTTGGTAAGGGATTGGTACAACAGCAAATTCAGTTTAATGATGGCAGTTTGATTCGATTGACAATAGCACGTTATTATACTCCTTCAGGACGTTGTATTCAAAAGCCGTTCAAGCCTGGTGATAATGCTGACTATGAGAATGATATCCTCACACGTTATCAGCATGGTGAGTTCTTCTCTCAGGATAGTATCAAACATGAGGGACCAGCTTATCATACAGTAAATGGACGTACCGTATATGGTGGCGGTGGTATTACGCCAGACATCTTTGTACCAGAGGATACATCAAAGGTAACTTCTTATTATAAGGAAGCTGTGATGAGTGGACTTATCCTTCAATATGCTTTTAATTATACTGACAGTAATAGAAAGAAACTCAGTAGCTTTGGAGAAATGAAACCATTGGCAAACTACTTGGAGCATCAGAACCTTGTAGGTGACTTCGTTAACTTTGCAGAAAAGAATGGATTGCGCAGACGTAATCTCATGATTATGCGTTCACACTCACTTCTGCAGGATTATCTTAACAGCCGCATCATTTATAATATACTTGATGAGCAGGCTTGGATAGAGTATGTGAACCGTGACGATGCAACTGTAAAAGAGGCTATCAGAGTGTTCCATATGCCTTCTCTACTTTTGCTTAAACCAAAGCAGAAGGCCCTGAAGCATTCTGACTCTCTACGTAAAACAATCCCTCTACGTCGATGA
- a CDS encoding deoxycytidylate deaminase yields MNNEHISEHSSTSSSVEGRGKAAVDYRYLRMARIWAENSYCKRRQVGALVVKDKMIISDGYNGTPSGFENVCEDESGVTKPYVLHAEANAITKLARSGNNSEGSTLYVTASPCIECAKLIIQAGIRRVVYAEKYRLTDGIDLLTRAGVEVEYKSLEDGCSSSSASL; encoded by the coding sequence ATGAATAACGAACATATATCAGAACACTCATCAACATCTTCTTCTGTAGAGGGAAGAGGTAAGGCTGCTGTTGACTATCGTTACCTTCGAATGGCACGTATTTGGGCTGAGAACTCTTATTGTAAACGACGTCAGGTAGGTGCCTTGGTTGTGAAGGATAAGATGATTATTAGCGATGGCTATAACGGTACACCGAGTGGTTTTGAAAATGTATGTGAGGATGAGTCTGGCGTAACAAAGCCATACGTTCTCCATGCTGAAGCCAATGCTATTACGAAACTTGCCCGAAGTGGTAATAATAGTGAAGGTTCAACGCTTTACGTAACAGCTTCTCCTTGTATTGAATGTGCAAAGCTCATTATTCAGGCAGGTATTCGTCGAGTTGTTTATGCCGAGAAGTATCGCCTTACTGATGGTATAGATTTACTGACAAGGGCTGGAGTTGAAGTAGAGTATAAAAGTCTTGAGGATGGCTGTAGTTCTTCTTCAGCGTCTTTATAA
- a CDS encoding Crp/Fnr family transcriptional regulator, with protein MLQLYDKLLELPLFIGISTDELSDIVGQTKFGFHKLVADKPLVSMDDKCTQLFFLMNGTLRVISHADNHRYRIEEELSAPAVIQPEHFFGLMQRYTKDFIAQTDCSLLSLDKSEVLRLLDNYLIFRLNLLNSISMQAQRMSHIPWRQQPSDIRQQFVNFLRLRCLTQAGRKVLRITMEDLAQELHQSRLNISRMLNSLQRDGLLTMSRGIITIPQLEILRG; from the coding sequence ATGCTTCAACTCTACGATAAACTTCTCGAACTGCCACTTTTCATCGGTATTAGTACGGATGAATTGTCAGATATCGTAGGACAAACAAAGTTTGGCTTTCATAAACTTGTTGCAGACAAACCACTTGTAAGCATGGATGATAAATGTACACAGCTATTCTTTCTAATGAATGGTACACTTCGCGTGATAAGTCATGCTGACAACCATCGTTATCGTATAGAGGAAGAATTGTCAGCACCAGCTGTAATTCAGCCTGAACACTTCTTTGGACTTATGCAACGCTATACAAAGGATTTTATAGCGCAAACAGATTGCAGTCTACTCTCATTGGATAAGTCAGAGGTATTACGTCTACTTGATAATTATCTTATTTTCCGCCTTAATCTTCTCAATAGTATTTCTATGCAAGCACAGCGAATGAGTCATATTCCATGGAGGCAACAGCCCAGTGACATTCGCCAGCAGTTTGTTAATTTTTTACGTCTTCGCTGTCTTACACAAGCAGGTCGTAAAGTGTTAAGGATAACAATGGAAGATCTTGCTCAAGAGTTACATCAAAGTCGTCTTAATATCTCTCGTATGCTCAACTCTTTACAACGTGATGGACTGTTAACAATGAGTAGGGGAATTATTACTATTCCGCAGTTGGAAATCTTAAGAGGATAG
- a CDS encoding FAD:protein FMN transferase, whose amino-acid sequence MNKKKLYWQIPFLLVLIIGSIAIVRCQHSMPYQHNKGFIFGTVYNITYQSNEDLQPQIEAELKKVNQTFSTFEPNSLISQINQNKPVKVNEMFREVFTLAESISKETDGAFDITVAPMVNMWGFGFKTGQHPSKQAIDSLHQVVGYNKVKLVGNTIQKTDKRVMLDCSAIAKGYGSDIVARFLRRNGIKNFMVEIGGEIVTMGNSEQRLPWKIGVTKPTDDSVKVNQEIQTVLNVTDKAMATSGNYRNFYYKGGKKYAHTIDPKTGYPVQHSLLSATVLAKNCATADAYATSFMVMGIEKARKLLERHPELMAYFIYSDAKGNLQVWYSPSMKGKVVK is encoded by the coding sequence ATGAATAAGAAAAAACTATATTGGCAAATTCCTTTTCTTCTTGTGTTGATAATCGGTTCAATTGCTATTGTTCGTTGTCAACATTCAATGCCATATCAGCATAACAAGGGATTTATCTTTGGTACAGTTTATAATATTACTTATCAAAGTAATGAAGATCTTCAGCCACAGATAGAAGCAGAATTGAAGAAGGTGAATCAGACCTTCTCGACTTTTGAACCTAATTCGTTGATTTCACAGATTAATCAAAACAAACCTGTGAAGGTAAATGAAATGTTTCGTGAAGTGTTTACACTCGCTGAGTCTATTTCTAAAGAAACTGATGGCGCTTTTGATATCACAGTTGCTCCAATGGTAAATATGTGGGGCTTTGGTTTTAAGACTGGTCAGCATCCTTCTAAGCAGGCTATAGATAGCTTGCATCAGGTTGTAGGATATAATAAGGTGAAGCTTGTTGGTAACACAATTCAGAAGACGGATAAGCGTGTTATGCTTGATTGTTCTGCAATCGCTAAGGGTTATGGCTCAGATATTGTTGCCCGTTTCTTACGTCGTAATGGTATTAAAAACTTTATGGTGGAGATTGGTGGTGAAATTGTTACGATGGGTAATAGTGAACAGCGTCTACCTTGGAAGATTGGTGTTACAAAGCCCACAGATGATAGCGTGAAGGTTAATCAAGAGATACAGACAGTATTGAATGTTACGGATAAGGCTATGGCGACGAGTGGTAACTACCGCAATTTCTATTATAAAGGTGGAAAGAAATATGCTCATACCATTGATCCAAAGACTGGATATCCTGTACAGCATTCACTCCTTTCTGCAACTGTCTTAGCTAAAAACTGTGCAACAGCTGATGCTTATGCTACTTCGTTTATGGTGATGGGTATTGAGAAAGCACGTAAATTACTCGAACGTCATCCAGAATTGATGGCTTACTTCATCTATTCTGATGCGAAAGGTAATTTGCAAGTATGGTATAGCCCTTCAATGAAAGGAAAAGTTGTTAAATAA
- a CDS encoding DUF6048 family protein produces MMVRKNIYLSLLLILNVFFLLCPATANAQRRPSLPKVKEDSIPFFRGAAVGVDLVGPAMRWLASYGQYEALLRVNLKDRYFPVVEVGVGQADKTDETTGTNFKTSAPYGRVGCDFNMLKNKHDDYRFLVGGRVGYTSFKYDILSPGLADPIWGTQSYYGALGNKGSQLWAELVGSVDAKILGPIRMGWSVRYKLRVAHKMGEIGEAWYVPGYGRGGSSQLGATFNVLLNYNEIVI; encoded by the coding sequence ATGATGGTACGAAAGAACATATACTTATCACTTTTACTAATCCTTAATGTATTTTTTCTACTGTGTCCAGCTACAGCTAATGCGCAACGTCGACCGTCGTTGCCAAAGGTAAAGGAGGATAGTATTCCTTTCTTTAGGGGAGCAGCAGTGGGGGTAGATCTCGTTGGACCTGCTATGCGTTGGCTTGCATCATATGGTCAGTATGAAGCTTTGCTACGTGTAAATCTCAAGGATAGATATTTCCCTGTAGTTGAAGTTGGTGTAGGACAGGCTGATAAGACTGATGAAACAACAGGAACGAACTTTAAGACAAGTGCACCTTATGGACGAGTAGGTTGCGACTTTAATATGCTTAAGAATAAGCATGATGATTATCGCTTTTTAGTGGGTGGTAGAGTAGGCTACACTTCGTTTAAGTATGATATTCTTAGTCCAGGACTTGCTGATCCTATTTGGGGAACACAATCCTATTATGGTGCTCTTGGTAATAAAGGAAGTCAACTTTGGGCAGAACTCGTTGGTAGTGTTGATGCAAAGATTTTAGGCCCTATTCGTATGGGTTGGAGTGTTCGTTATAAACTCCGTGTAGCTCATAAGATGGGAGAAATAGGTGAAGCTTGGTATGTTCCTGGTTATGGTCGTGGTGGGTCATCACAGCTTGGTGCCACCTTTAATGTACTTTTGAACTATAATGAGATAGTTATTTAG
- a CDS encoding DUF6452 family protein, with protein MNYSKIKHIVRQTLLITLLFGGVIWMGSCSDIDCPVTNGVWANYVVQGDTLHDTLTISAIRENKTDTILLNKQVNTTKFSLPMSYSGDSDKLRFVFTSKAGVTTVDTVTVSKTNISHFESVDCPPAFFHTLTAVSAKGTRVSQVEISNPNVDYDGTKEHILITFTNP; from the coding sequence ATGAACTATAGCAAGATTAAACATATAGTAAGACAAACTCTCTTGATTACTCTTCTCTTTGGAGGAGTAATCTGGATGGGTTCTTGTTCTGACATAGATTGTCCTGTAACCAATGGTGTATGGGCTAATTATGTTGTACAGGGTGATACTTTGCACGACACACTTACTATTTCGGCAATACGTGAGAACAAAACAGATACTATTTTGTTGAATAAACAGGTTAACACGACAAAGTTTAGTTTGCCAATGAGCTATAGTGGCGATAGTGACAAGTTACGCTTTGTGTTCACAAGTAAGGCAGGTGTAACAACAGTTGATACTGTTACGGTGTCAAAGACAAATATAAGTCATTTTGAGAGTGTTGACTGTCCGCCAGCATTCTTTCATACCCTTACTGCCGTATCAGCAAAGGGTACACGAGTGAGTCAGGTTGAAATCAGTAATCCTAATGTTGATTATGATGGTACGAAAGAACATATACTTATCACTTTTACTAATCCTTAA
- a CDS encoding glycosyltransferase family 2 protein, protein MDISVIIPLYNEEESLPELHAWIQRVMNANGFTYEIIFINDGSKDRSWDVIEDLYHKDAEHVHAIKFRRNYGKSPALYCGFNAAQGDVVITMDADLQDSPDEIPELYRMIMEEKYDLVSGYKQKRYDPLTKTIPTKLFNATARKISGVHNLHDFNCGLKAYRRDVVKNIEVYGEMHRYIPYLAKEAGFARIGEKVVQHQARKYGKSKFGINRFFNGYLDLLTLWFLTNFGKKPMHVFGLMGSFMFFIGFIAFLWLIVEKVIMLVNGVYGDLLSDHASFFIALVAMVLGTQLFLAGFIGDLISRSNPRRNDYQIEKEM, encoded by the coding sequence ATGGATATATCAGTAATTATTCCTCTTTACAATGAGGAAGAAAGTTTACCAGAACTACACGCGTGGATTCAGCGCGTGATGAACGCCAATGGCTTCACGTATGAAATTATATTTATCAATGACGGCTCTAAAGATAGGAGTTGGGATGTCATTGAGGATTTGTATCATAAAGATGCGGAACATGTTCATGCTATAAAGTTCCGTCGTAACTATGGTAAGAGTCCTGCGCTCTATTGTGGCTTTAATGCTGCACAAGGTGATGTAGTTATTACGATGGATGCTGACTTGCAAGATTCTCCTGACGAGATACCAGAACTTTATCGTATGATAATGGAGGAGAAGTACGACCTTGTCAGTGGTTATAAGCAGAAACGTTATGACCCGTTGACAAAGACTATACCAACAAAACTTTTCAATGCTACGGCACGTAAGATTAGTGGTGTACATAATTTGCATGACTTTAATTGTGGTTTGAAAGCCTATCGTCGTGATGTAGTGAAGAATATTGAGGTATATGGTGAGATGCACCGTTATATCCCTTATCTTGCAAAAGAGGCAGGCTTTGCACGTATAGGTGAGAAGGTTGTACAGCATCAAGCACGTAAGTATGGTAAATCAAAGTTTGGAATTAATCGTTTCTTCAATGGTTATCTTGACTTATTGACACTCTGGTTTCTCACCAACTTTGGTAAAAAGCCAATGCATGTCTTTGGCTTGATGGGCTCGTTTATGTTCTTCATTGGCTTTATAGCATTCCTTTGGCTGATTGTAGAAAAGGTTATTATGCTTGTTAATGGTGTATATGGCGACCTACTCTCTGACCATGCTTCCTTCTTTATCGCTCTTGTTGCGATGGTATTGGGTACACAGCTTTTCCTTGCAGGCTTTATTGGCGACCTTATCAGTCGTAGTAATCCACGCAGAAATGACTATCAAATAGAGAAAGAAATGTAG
- a CDS encoding DUF4199 domain-containing protein, translating into MIYEDFKQLTAYTRYDGIYLAIIWAASFACLLGITILPVLAQFSFLLSLSTPFFVAYRLKIFREEGRNGVISFRRSLFYCVRVFFNAAIIFSLLQWLYMHYLDNGKLLMMVTNLYSSNEGKSTLAAIGVPYDQFIAALPEAFQPYSLASSTFVTAVMLGGLCSLFIAAIMSKNGKRQTS; encoded by the coding sequence ATGATTTATGAAGATTTTAAACAACTGACAGCTTATACTCGTTATGATGGTATTTATCTTGCTATCATTTGGGCAGCAAGTTTTGCATGCTTGTTGGGTATAACCATTCTGCCGGTTTTGGCACAATTTAGTTTTTTACTCTCTCTTTCAACTCCTTTCTTTGTTGCATATCGATTGAAGATTTTTCGTGAGGAGGGACGTAATGGAGTTATATCTTTTCGTCGTAGTCTTTTTTATTGTGTACGTGTTTTCTTTAATGCTGCAATTATCTTCAGCTTGCTGCAATGGCTTTATATGCACTATCTTGATAATGGGAAATTACTCATGATGGTTACTAATCTCTATTCCAGCAATGAGGGAAAAAGCACTCTTGCGGCTATAGGTGTTCCATATGATCAGTTTATTGCAGCATTGCCAGAGGCTTTTCAACCTTACTCGTTAGCCTCAAGTACTTTTGTTACTGCCGTAATGTTAGGTGGCTTATGCTCACTATTTATTGCAGCTATTATGTCTAAGAATGGCAAAAGACAGACATCTTAA
- a CDS encoding tyrosine-type recombinase/integrase codes for MQKQLFISEISCNFNLRRPKVVNKPTNVYCVVYVGGKQHYFATGLKVLPSQWNKKKQIAEVSNTLTTLDNRNNNILNEKINQLRGYYKEYIEYLCSNPNDTDKLCNFIYKDMNMKKPRETKEKATDLLERALEIYKSKSKSLSTATLRGYENKMNAFKKYIKDSKVDDNLKLLTQRGINDYQEYLQREAAKVKVGENGGGKEGINQKCQFIARLINKVLCSNNEFLNLSIQSVKYDLIKRDKKNKENGIHFPLDKEEIRSFSNVTNLNEKQILYRDIFVLQCNCGQRVSDLKQLIMGNYTKNEDNYILLKTQKESTTAYIYETEKIKEILDKLKTHIIDYKGKTCLKAGEYRINLDNLDNDPQYNEAIKLIAEKANLNRNWDYKDAQDRPLSNPIYKIISSHCARHTFATIMRDKGYPADKVCWLLGHADDTMVKQVYAHNDEKLITKQLNETRKTIEREDKTKTDALQSLFAYDRLKELERMKDNGINILPLSNKCISIIKDTSNLKKAIQLMNTASKEKKEEFINKVKELDKIIWYIAKHTADTTLYSIYEYKIKELGIIDKVTDINLLDYMFEQELRDEEEEYYSDEAQAERHFKNNW; via the coding sequence ATGCAGAAGCAGTTATTTATTAGTGAAATTAGCTGTAATTTCAATTTAAGAAGACCAAAGGTAGTCAACAAGCCTACTAATGTTTATTGTGTGGTATATGTTGGAGGAAAGCAACATTATTTTGCGACTGGCTTAAAGGTGTTGCCTAGTCAATGGAATAAGAAAAAGCAGATAGCAGAAGTAAGTAATACATTAACGACACTTGACAACAGAAACAATAATATTCTGAATGAGAAAATAAACCAGTTAAGAGGATATTATAAGGAATATATTGAGTATCTTTGTAGCAATCCAAACGATACCGATAAACTATGTAACTTTATTTATAAAGATATGAATATGAAGAAACCTAGAGAAACAAAAGAAAAAGCAACAGACTTATTAGAACGTGCTTTAGAGATTTATAAAAGTAAAAGTAAATCATTAAGTACTGCTACTTTAAGAGGATATGAAAATAAGATGAATGCTTTTAAAAAGTACATTAAAGATAGCAAAGTAGATGATAACTTAAAACTATTGACACAAAGAGGAATTAATGATTATCAAGAATATCTACAGAGAGAAGCAGCCAAAGTTAAAGTAGGGGAAAATGGCGGAGGAAAAGAGGGCATAAATCAAAAGTGCCAATTTATTGCACGGCTTATAAATAAAGTATTATGCAGTAATAATGAGTTTTTAAATTTAAGTATTCAATCAGTTAAATATGATCTAATAAAGCGAGATAAAAAGAACAAAGAGAATGGAATACATTTCCCACTAGATAAAGAAGAAATTAGGTCATTCAGTAACGTTACTAATTTAAATGAGAAACAAATATTATATAGAGATATATTTGTTTTACAGTGTAATTGTGGGCAACGTGTTTCAGACCTTAAACAGTTAATAATGGGTAACTATACCAAAAATGAAGATAACTATATACTGTTAAAGACACAGAAAGAGAGTACAACAGCATACATCTATGAAACAGAAAAAATAAAAGAGATATTAGATAAATTAAAAACTCACATAATCGACTATAAAGGAAAGACTTGTTTAAAAGCTGGAGAATATAGAATTAATCTTGATAATTTAGATAATGACCCACAATATAATGAGGCAATAAAACTTATAGCTGAAAAAGCAAACTTAAACCGTAACTGGGACTATAAGGACGCACAAGATAGACCATTGAGTAACCCAATATATAAAATAATATCCTCACATTGTGCAAGACATACATTTGCAACTATAATGAGAGATAAAGGATATCCAGCTGATAAAGTATGCTGGTTGTTAGGACACGCAGATGATACAATGGTAAAACAAGTATATGCACATAATGATGAGAAGTTGATAACAAAACAATTAAACGAAACAAGAAAAACTATTGAGAGAGAAGATAAAACAAAAACAGACGCTTTACAATCTTTATTTGCTTATGATAGATTAAAAGAATTAGAAAGAATGAAAGATAACGGTATAAATATATTACCATTATCTAATAAGTGCATATCCATAATAAAAGATACTAGCAATCTTAAAAAAGCTATTCAATTAATGAATACAGCATCTAAAGAAAAGAAAGAAGAATTTATAAACAAAGTCAAAGAGCTAGATAAAATAATATGGTATATTGCTAAGCATACAGCAGATACAACACTATATAGTATTTATGAGTATAAGATTAAAGAATTAGGTATTATAGATAAAGTAACAGATATAAACCTATTAGATTATATGTTTGAACAAGAGTTAAGGGATGAAGAAGAAGAATATTATTCAGATGAAGCCCAAGCAGAAAGACATTTTAAAAATAATTGGTAA